In a genomic window of Micromonospora cremea:
- a CDS encoding SOS response-associated peptidase gives MCGRYATTRSSGELSALFESSDDTDGQIRPDHNVAPTDPVPLVRVTPEGHRSLCVGRWGLLPHWSRSVAGAARMINARAETVATSRAYAGAFARRRCLVPANGWYEWVRQPDGGRQAYFMTPTDGSVLALAGIWSLWESGADTRLTFSVLTTAALGELAEVHDRMPVLLSPERWSSWLAPTGEPGRLLAPPAADQLAGLEIRPVGPAVGDVRNDGPQLIARVPLAPTVAPQELTLF, from the coding sequence ATGTGCGGCAGGTACGCGACGACCCGGAGCTCCGGCGAGCTGAGCGCGCTGTTCGAGTCGTCCGACGACACCGACGGCCAGATCCGGCCGGACCACAACGTCGCGCCGACCGACCCGGTGCCACTGGTCCGGGTCACCCCCGAGGGGCACCGCAGCCTCTGTGTCGGCCGCTGGGGCCTCCTGCCGCACTGGTCGCGGTCGGTCGCCGGCGCGGCTCGCATGATCAACGCGCGGGCGGAGACGGTCGCCACCAGCCGGGCGTACGCCGGCGCGTTCGCCCGTCGCCGCTGCCTGGTCCCGGCCAACGGCTGGTACGAGTGGGTCCGGCAGCCCGACGGCGGACGGCAGGCGTACTTCATGACCCCCACCGACGGCTCGGTGCTGGCTCTGGCCGGAATCTGGTCGCTCTGGGAGTCCGGGGCCGACACCCGGCTCACCTTCAGCGTGCTGACCACTGCGGCGCTCGGCGAGCTGGCCGAGGTGCACGACCGGATGCCGGTGCTGCTGTCGCCCGAGCGGTGGTCGTCGTGGCTGGCACCGACCGGGGAGCCGGGCCGGCTGCTCGCCCCGCCAGCGGCCGACCAACTGGCCGGGTTGGAGATCCGTCCGGTGGGGCCGGCAGTGGGTGATGTCCGCAACGACGGGCCGCAGTTGATCGCCCGGGTGCCGCTGGCACCGACGGTGGCACCGCAGGAGCTGACCCTGTTCTGA
- the aroA gene encoding 3-phosphoshikimate 1-carboxyvinyltransferase, translating to MGNLTATRPPQPWTAPTASDPVAATLRLPGSKSMTARALVLSALAAGPSTLAGPLRARDTELMAAGLRAMGAHVSIGDDERWLVRPHPLVGPAHVDVGLAGTVMRFVPPVAGLADGRITFDGDPHARTRPLGPLIGALRSLGVRIDVTGSGSLPLTVLGAGRISGGEVVIDASASSQLVSGLLLAAPRFDRGVVVRHVGPPVPSAPHLRMTVQMLRAAGAAVDDTTPDVWTVEPGPLTGRGWEIEPDLSGAVPFFAAALVTGGEVTLQGWPRSSAQPVEQLRSLLHRMGGEVTLSTTGLTVRGSGVVHGLTADLSDVSELTPALTALAMLADSPSVFTGIGHIRGHETDRLTALAREFAALGADVTEAPDGLEIRPRPLRGGVFHTYHDHRMAHAAAVAGLAVPGIEVDDVGCTSKTMPEFPALWSAMVTGKS from the coding sequence GTGGGGAACCTGACCGCGACCCGGCCGCCTCAGCCGTGGACCGCACCGACCGCCTCCGACCCGGTGGCGGCCACGCTGCGCCTGCCCGGGTCCAAGTCGATGACCGCGCGCGCCCTGGTGCTCAGCGCGCTGGCCGCCGGCCCGTCGACACTGGCCGGGCCGCTGCGCGCCCGGGACACCGAGCTGATGGCTGCCGGCCTCCGGGCGATGGGCGCGCACGTGTCGATCGGCGACGACGAGCGCTGGCTGGTCCGGCCGCACCCGCTGGTCGGCCCGGCGCACGTGGACGTGGGGCTGGCCGGCACGGTGATGCGATTCGTGCCACCGGTGGCGGGGCTGGCCGACGGCCGGATCACCTTCGACGGCGACCCGCACGCCCGCACCCGGCCACTCGGCCCACTGATCGGCGCGCTGCGCTCGCTGGGCGTCCGGATCGACGTCACCGGCTCGGGCAGCCTGCCGCTGACCGTGCTCGGCGCCGGTCGGATCAGCGGCGGTGAGGTGGTGATCGACGCCTCCGCCTCCAGCCAACTGGTCTCCGGGCTGCTGCTGGCCGCCCCGCGCTTCGACCGGGGTGTCGTGGTGCGGCACGTCGGCCCGCCGGTGCCGTCCGCGCCGCACCTGCGGATGACGGTGCAGATGCTGCGCGCCGCCGGCGCGGCCGTCGACGACACCACCCCCGACGTGTGGACCGTCGAGCCCGGCCCGCTCACCGGTCGCGGTTGGGAGATCGAGCCGGACCTCTCCGGCGCGGTGCCGTTCTTCGCCGCCGCGCTGGTCACCGGCGGCGAGGTCACCCTCCAGGGCTGGCCGCGCAGCAGCGCGCAGCCGGTCGAGCAGCTGCGCTCACTGCTGCACCGGATGGGCGGCGAGGTCACCCTCTCCACCACCGGGCTGACCGTCCGGGGCTCGGGCGTGGTGCACGGCCTGACCGCCGACCTCTCCGACGTGAGCGAGCTGACCCCGGCGCTGACCGCGCTGGCCATGCTGGCCGACTCGCCGTCGGTCTTCACCGGCATCGGGCACATCCGCGGCCACGAGACCGACCGGCTGACCGCGCTGGCGCGGGAGTTCGCCGCGCTCGGCGCCGACGTCACCGAGGCGCCGGACGGGCTGGAGATCCGGCCCCGGCCGCTGCGCGGGGGCGTGTTCCACACCTACCACGACCACCGGATGGCACACGCCGCCGCGGTGGCCGGGCTGGCCGTGCCGGGCATCGAGGTCGACGACGTCGGCTGTACCTCCAAGACCATGCCCGAGTTCCCGGCACTATGGTCAGCGATGGTGACCGGCAAGAGCTGA
- the rsgA gene encoding ribosome small subunit-dependent GTPase A, translating into MDGFVIAVDRGRYTCVLAGAEHGVAAAELPMVTAMRARELGRKSVVVGDRVGLVGDTSGAEGALARIVRITERRSVLRRTADDDETTAEGRLERVVVANADQMVIVSALADPPPRTGFIDRCLVAAYDADVEPLLCLTKADLAGPEEVLGYYTELELPYVLNRPDSDLGALRALLAGRVSVLVGHSGVGKSTLVNRLVPAAARAVGVVSAIGRGRHTSTSAVALRLPAISGIETDPGWIIDTPGIRSFGLAHVSADSLLHGFPDLVEGTVNCPPNCPHTSDAADCGLDAWVAAGRADPRRLASYRRLLASRAGEGDQRGETDQRGPGEGDRRGPDE; encoded by the coding sequence GTGGACGGCTTCGTCATCGCCGTCGACCGGGGGCGCTACACCTGTGTGCTGGCCGGGGCCGAGCACGGCGTCGCCGCGGCCGAGCTGCCCATGGTCACCGCGATGCGGGCCCGTGAGCTGGGTCGTAAGTCGGTAGTGGTGGGCGACCGGGTCGGTCTCGTCGGGGACACCTCCGGCGCGGAGGGCGCTCTCGCCCGCATCGTCCGGATCACCGAGCGCCGCTCGGTGCTGCGCCGCACCGCCGACGACGACGAGACCACCGCCGAGGGCCGGCTGGAGCGGGTGGTGGTGGCCAACGCCGACCAGATGGTGATCGTCAGCGCGCTGGCCGACCCGCCGCCACGCACCGGGTTCATCGACCGCTGCCTGGTGGCCGCGTACGACGCCGACGTCGAGCCCCTGCTCTGCCTCACCAAGGCCGATCTGGCCGGCCCGGAGGAGGTGCTGGGTTACTACACCGAGCTGGAGCTGCCGTACGTGCTCAACCGCCCCGACTCCGACCTGGGCGCTCTGCGCGCGCTGCTCGCCGGCCGGGTGTCGGTGCTGGTCGGGCACTCCGGGGTGGGCAAGTCGACGCTGGTCAACCGCCTCGTCCCGGCCGCCGCGCGGGCGGTCGGCGTGGTCAGCGCGATCGGTCGTGGCCGGCACACCTCCACCAGCGCGGTGGCGCTGCGGCTGCCAGCGATATCCGGCATCGAGACCGACCCGGGCTGGATCATCGACACCCCGGGGATCCGCAGCTTCGGGCTGGCCCACGTCTCCGCCGACAGCCTGCTGCACGGCTTTCCCGACCTGGTCGAGGGGACCGTCAACTGCCCACCCAACTGTCCGCACACGTCCGACGCGGCCGACTGCGGGCTGGACGCCTGGGTGGCCGCCGGCAGGGCCGACCCGCGCCGGCTGGCCTCGTACCGCCGGTTGCTCGCCTCCCGGGCGGGCGAGGGCGACCAGCGCGGCGAGACCGACCAGCGCGGTCCCGGCGAGGGCGACCGGCGCGGCCCGGACGAGTGA
- the hisN gene encoding histidinol-phosphatase translates to MTGYADDLDLAHLLADRADAIATARFRALDLRVEAKPDLTPVSDADTAVEREIRALLAEHRPVDGLLGEEYGDRPASAPDGRRWIVDPIDGTKNFVRGVPVWATLIALFDADRPVVGLVSAPALGRRWWASLGAGAYAGPGPAAGERIGVSAVRRLADASFCYSSLTGWERAGRLDAMLDLMRTSWRSRAYGDFYGYMLLAEGALDVMVEPELSLWDMAALVPIITEAGGTVTDLAGRPAPAGEPGTESSLVATNGVLHADILARLDRPAER, encoded by the coding sequence ATGACCGGGTACGCCGATGACCTCGACCTCGCCCACCTGCTCGCCGACCGGGCCGACGCCATCGCCACGGCCCGGTTCCGCGCGCTCGACCTGCGGGTCGAGGCGAAGCCCGACCTGACCCCGGTCTCCGACGCGGACACGGCCGTGGAGCGGGAGATCCGGGCGCTGCTGGCCGAGCACCGTCCGGTCGACGGGCTGCTCGGCGAGGAGTACGGCGACCGGCCGGCCAGTGCCCCGGACGGCCGGCGGTGGATCGTCGACCCGATCGACGGCACCAAGAACTTCGTGCGCGGGGTGCCGGTCTGGGCCACCCTGATCGCGCTCTTCGACGCGGACCGGCCGGTGGTCGGCTTGGTGTCCGCCCCGGCGCTGGGCCGACGCTGGTGGGCGAGCCTCGGCGCCGGCGCGTACGCCGGGCCGGGCCCCGCCGCCGGCGAGCGGATCGGGGTCTCCGCCGTGCGGCGGCTCGCCGACGCCAGCTTCTGCTACTCGTCCCTGACGGGATGGGAGCGCGCCGGGCGGCTCGACGCAATGCTCGACCTGATGCGCACCAGTTGGCGCAGCCGCGCGTACGGCGACTTCTACGGCTACATGCTGTTGGCCGAGGGCGCACTGGACGTGATGGTCGAGCCGGAGCTGTCGCTGTGGGACATGGCGGCGCTGGTTCCCATCATCACGGAGGCGGGTGGCACGGTCACGGATCTGGCCGGTCGACCGGCTCCGGCCGGCGAGCCGGGCACCGAGAGCAGCCTGGTGGCCACCAACGGTGTGCTGCACGCCGACATCCTCGCCCGGCTCGATCGACCAGCCGAGCGCTGA
- a CDS encoding glycosyltransferase — MRVGLVCAHTSSYRHADGPPVGTRQHIARVAAELTCRGHDVRLYERRDDPGLPVTADVDGYQVHRVPAGPPTPLPTAELIPHVTEFGRWLTDEWGGAWRPEVVHGHYWIGGLAAAHAVRETDIPVVQTFHSLGVEQLRHLGGRYDGPGERIPLERALTRAVDIAVAQSNDEVDELTRMGLQRSSVAMVPAGVDTEQFHPDGEAAPREQRARILSVGGLSPGHGQEDLIRAMRLVGDAELVIAGGPLVDQLASHTEARRLRELAEQVGVADQVRLVGAVPHDQMATWYRSADVVACTPHYSSAGRVSLEAMACGVPVVGYAMGGLADAVVDEVTGRLVPPGDVRALGVSLRRLLADNAGRFAYGHAAVDRVRSSYTWERTAGALERLYERVVSRRKPVEA, encoded by the coding sequence ATGCGCGTCGGCCTCGTCTGCGCGCACACCAGCTCGTACCGGCACGCCGACGGCCCGCCGGTCGGCACTCGACAGCACATCGCACGGGTCGCCGCCGAGCTGACCTGCCGAGGCCACGACGTCCGGCTCTACGAGCGCCGGGACGATCCGGGGCTGCCGGTGACGGCGGACGTCGACGGCTACCAGGTGCATCGGGTGCCAGCCGGCCCGCCCACGCCGCTGCCCACCGCCGAGCTGATCCCACACGTGACGGAGTTCGGCCGTTGGCTGACCGACGAGTGGGGCGGCGCCTGGCGGCCCGAGGTGGTGCACGGGCACTACTGGATCGGCGGCCTGGCCGCCGCGCACGCGGTCCGGGAGACCGACATCCCGGTGGTGCAGACCTTCCACTCGCTCGGCGTCGAGCAGTTGCGCCACCTGGGCGGCCGATACGACGGGCCGGGGGAGCGGATCCCGCTGGAACGCGCGCTGACCCGGGCGGTGGACATCGCGGTCGCCCAGTCCAACGACGAGGTGGACGAGCTGACCCGGATGGGCCTGCAACGCAGCTCGGTGGCGATGGTGCCGGCGGGGGTGGACACCGAGCAGTTCCACCCCGACGGTGAGGCGGCGCCCCGCGAGCAGCGGGCGCGGATCCTCTCCGTCGGCGGGCTCTCCCCGGGCCACGGCCAGGAGGACCTGATCCGGGCGATGCGCCTGGTCGGCGACGCCGAGCTGGTGATCGCCGGCGGGCCGCTGGTCGACCAGTTGGCCAGCCACACGGAGGCGCGCCGGCTGCGCGAGCTGGCCGAACAGGTCGGGGTGGCCGACCAGGTACGGCTCGTCGGTGCGGTGCCGCACGACCAGATGGCCACCTGGTACCGGTCGGCGGACGTGGTGGCCTGCACGCCGCACTACTCGTCGGCCGGGCGGGTCTCGCTCGAGGCGATGGCCTGCGGGGTGCCGGTGGTCGGCTACGCGATGGGCGGTCTGGCGGATGCCGTCGTCGACGAGGTCACCGGAAGGCTGGTGCCGCCCGGCGACGTGCGGGCACTCGGGGTCTCCCTGCGCCGGCTGCTCGCCGACAACGCCGGGCGGTTCGCGTACGGCCACGCCGCGGTGGACCGGGTCCGCAGCAGCTACACGTGGGAACGGACCGCCGGCGCGCTGGAGCGCCTCTACGAGCGGGTGGTGAGCCGCCGCAAACCGGTCGAAGCCTGA